The following proteins are encoded in a genomic region of Bacillus sp. FJAT-22090:
- the dapF gene encoding diaminopimelate epimerase produces MNITFTKMHGCGNDYIYINCLENMIENPEGLSRLVSDRHFGIGGDGVVLICPSDIADAKMRMFNADGSEGKMCGNAIRCVAKYLYDHQIVPKNTMNIDTLSGVKIIQVFADNNKMTSATVDMGKPNLDPSALPILIDQTESIVNMPFTIENENYHITTVSMGNPHCVIITENIESINLPLVGPTFEFNPVFPESVNTEFIEIVSRTSINMRVWERGSGETLACGTGACAAVVAAVLNGHCDFDTDIEVNLLGGKLIIRYSDHGVFMTGPATTVFKGEIEWNGSFIN; encoded by the coding sequence ATGAATATTACATTTACAAAAATGCATGGCTGTGGAAATGATTATATCTATATAAATTGTTTAGAAAACATGATCGAAAACCCTGAAGGACTTAGTCGTTTAGTTTCAGATAGACATTTTGGAATTGGTGGAGATGGTGTTGTATTAATATGCCCATCTGATATTGCGGATGCAAAAATGAGAATGTTTAATGCGGATGGTAGTGAAGGTAAAATGTGTGGTAATGCCATTCGTTGTGTTGCAAAGTATTTATATGATCATCAGATTGTCCCGAAAAATACGATGAATATTGATACTTTAAGTGGTGTAAAAATTATTCAAGTTTTTGCCGATAATAACAAAATGACTTCTGCTACTGTTGACATGGGAAAACCGAATTTAGATCCTTCCGCATTACCTATCTTAATCGATCAAACTGAAAGTATAGTGAATATGCCATTTACGATTGAAAATGAAAACTACCATATTACTACTGTATCTATGGGAAATCCTCATTGCGTAATTATAACTGAAAATATAGAATCTATTAATCTTCCATTAGTAGGTCCAACATTCGAATTTAATCCTGTCTTCCCTGAGAGTGTGAACACTGAATTTATTGAAATAGTAAGTCGCACTTCTATTAATATGCGTGTTTGGGAACGTGGTAGTGGAGAAACATTAGCTTGTGGAACAGGAGCTTGCGCTGCAGTTGTTGCAGCAGTCTTAAATGGTCATTGTGATTTTGATACAGATATTGAAGTAAATCTTTTAGGTGGGAAGCTTATAATTAGATATTCTGATCACGGAGTATTTATGACCGGACCTGCTACTACAGTGTTTAAAGGTGAAATAGAGTGGAATGGTTCTTTCATTAACTAA
- the ypfJ gene encoding KPN_02809 family neutral zinc metallopeptidase, with the protein MKWKGRAGSSNVEDRRGMSGGKAIAGVGGGLGLIIVIILSFLGGNPGDIIGNLGTSEQSSTIPYEESAQEKELAEFVSVVLADTEKVWTEIFEENGLEYVEPTLVLYSGSVNSACGAAGASVGPFYCPGDQKLYIDLSFYQELQEKFNAPGDFAMAYVIAHEVGHHVQTLLGTTEEVMPLRQKLSEEEFNKYLVRFELQADYLSGVWAKHAQGLGYLEEGDLEEALTAASAVGDDTLQKQARGYVVPESFTHGTSEQRKNWFYKGFENGTIQGGDTFNTKTP; encoded by the coding sequence ATGAAATGGAAGGGACGAGCTGGAAGCTCTAATGTAGAAGACCGGCGTGGTATGAGCGGAGGTAAAGCGATAGCCGGTGTTGGAGGGGGTCTTGGATTAATTATTGTAATTATACTTTCCTTTCTTGGCGGGAATCCGGGTGATATTATTGGAAATCTTGGAACTTCGGAACAATCAAGTACAATTCCCTATGAAGAAAGTGCTCAAGAAAAAGAATTAGCAGAATTTGTATCGGTAGTATTAGCAGATACCGAAAAGGTTTGGACAGAAATATTTGAGGAAAACGGTCTGGAATATGTGGAACCGACGCTTGTACTATATTCGGGCAGTGTAAATTCAGCATGTGGAGCAGCGGGAGCCTCTGTAGGTCCTTTTTATTGTCCAGGTGACCAAAAGCTTTATATTGACTTAAGCTTCTATCAGGAATTACAAGAAAAATTCAATGCTCCTGGTGATTTTGCGATGGCATATGTGATAGCTCATGAAGTGGGACATCACGTCCAAACACTTTTAGGAACAACGGAAGAAGTAATGCCGTTGCGCCAAAAATTGAGCGAAGAGGAATTCAATAAATACCTTGTCCGATTCGAACTGCAAGCTGACTATTTATCGGGTGTATGGGCTAAACATGCACAAGGATTAGGTTACTTAGAAGAAGGTGATTTAGAAGAAGCATTGACTGCAGCAAGTGCTGTCGGAGACGATACATTGCAAAAGCAAGCAAGAGGTTATGTCGTTCCCGAAAGTTTTACGCATGGTACTTCAGAACAACGAAAAAACTGGTTCTATAAAGGTTTTGAAAACGGAACAATTCAAGGCGGAGACACCTTTAATACGAAAACACCATAA